The stretch of DNA GAGTGCAACAAATGTTTGCTCCATTACTCATTTTATGCTTTTATTGACTCTCTGCATAGTACTGAATAGATTTAAAATGGGTTACTTGTTTCTTCCCTGCAtatggcaaatgtttaaattactTAATATTATAAAAATCTATGAGGCTGGCCAAGAGTTGGGGTACGATCTACCTGACATTCCTTATACCAGGAAATCTAAAAACTAACTGCTGAATTGGTAACACAGATCAGGCCTCGGGTACAGGCCTGACCTGAAGGTCaggtttagaaaataaaaaacagacgtCAACTTCACGATTGAACTCACCAAGATCTGGAGAGACCTTTTCAAACTGGCTCAGGGTGGCACTAGCGTTGGCAGAGAGAAAAGTCTCGTCTTCCACCGTCAGCTGCACCAGGACAGCAGGATAAGGAGCAACAGAGAAACAAAGGAAGACCCAGTTAGTTCTGGATGTGATGGAACACAACAGCGGCCAGCAGGACATGATGCATTATCCAAACCTTACACCATTTAATTTCATACACTCGTGATCCAGCCAACTATAAAGGATTATAAATAGTCCACGCAAACAGCTTGACCTGAGAGGTTTTGCTGTCCTAAATAAGTACAGAATAGAAAATATACCACCTAGGTTTCCACACAGAGCTCTGTGCCTAGAGTCAGAGACAGAGAAATTGCTTGCTGTCTGAGGATTGGCAGCGTGTGTCCCTGAACCTGCAGCACGGCCTGTGAGTGGCCATGATTGGCCCGGGCAGAGCCGCACTCCTCATGCTGACTCTCCGTGTGAAGCACTGCAGAGCTTGCAGTGGTGCTGGCGGGTGGGAGTGTCAGAGGAGTGTGCCCAGAGGTCCTCATTTTCCCCCCGGCAGCATAGGAGTAAAAACACTGCAGTGCCCAGCTAAAACTCCGTCAGTTCTAAACTGggtgttttaaaacagaaaataactggTAAATACAAATGTAACAAAAGAATTGTGCCTCTCAGTGTTACTGGTCAAATGCATATATGTTTTGCCAATGCCCTCTCTTTGTTTTTGGAACAATTTTAAAGTTTTGGTGAAGGGAAGTTGAGTTAAACAGCACTTCCCATTTCGAACCCCCCTGTGCTCGTATGAATTAAACTGCTTCTACCTTTTCCCCCAGTTTCCTCAAGGCCATGAGAATTTCCACCTTCTGCTGCGTGTAAACGACCCGGGGCAGTTTCCCCACCATGACATCCCGGTCCATCTGCAAttagaaaaaacagaacaatcCCAGGATGCTTCAACTTACCTCCGACGTTTCAGCTAAATGAAGCTTTGGAACTTGGAAATTTTTGTTGGACAggattatattttataaaggtTTCATTTCTCTTCGCTCCTTCCATTATCAACTTGGGTTTTACAAATTGGCTCATAAGCCATTCAGATCCGTCCCCGAGTCGATGACTGGTGCACAGGCTGGTGTGCCATGTTTCTGAACCTACCTCAGCCAGTCTGGTCCTCAGCTGCCCTGGCTGTTTCTTTGCAAACAGTCTGATGACCTCAGGGGTTTTGAAGGCCTGGCTGATAGCGGCCTGGATTGCCTGTTaattataaaaaagtaaaaaagcttACAAATGACAACACGTATGAGAAAATGACAGCAAATCTCATGTCAGCAAGTTCTGAGAATTGTGCATTCACATTCCCAACAACACCGTGGTGCCCACTGGAAAAGAACATAAGTACATAAGAAAAGGAGGAGACCCATCTAATTATGTAGTAGTTAatgaattgcttacacttatatagcgcttttctggactttTCTggagtgctttacaggtaatggggactcccctccaccaccacctggatgatgtgatggcagccacagtgcgccagaacgctcaccacacatcagctctcagtggagagagcagagtaatgaagccaattcatagacaggTATTattagggccaatgggaaatttggccaggacgccctgggatttttaatgaccacagagagtttctgtgacctcggttttacatctcatccgaaggacggcgcctgtttacagtatagtgtccccgtcactatactgggccattaggacccacatggaccgcagggtgagcgccccctgctggccccactaacacctcttcctgcagcaaccttagtttttcccaggaggtctcccatccaggtactgaccaggctcacacctgcttagcttcagtgggttgccagttgtgagctgcagagtgatatggctgctggtgtgtTTAgtggctaattgatccaagggtcTCATCTAGCTGTTCCTTGAAAGAAGCCCATGTGTcatcagcaacatggctgggtgtCTTGTTTGAAATACAATCCTAcatagtggggaaaaaaagctgcaaCCTGCTTTTTCTAGCTGTAACCTAGATGTGCAACCGTACCAACTGCATCCCGCCAAGCTCATCCACTAAAGTCATGTTTCCAGACATGATCTTTTTCAGAGACTCGTTG from Lepisosteus oculatus isolate fLepOcu1 chromosome 25, fLepOcu1.hap2, whole genome shotgun sequence encodes:
- the lzic gene encoding protein LZIC, translating into MASRGKSETTKLKQNLEEQLDRLMQQLQDLEECREDLDEDEYEETKRETLEQLNEFNESLKKIMSGNMTLVDELGGMQLAIQAAISQAFKTPEVIRLFAKKQPGQLRTRLAEMDRDVMVGKLPRVVYTQQKVEILMALRKLGEKLTVEDETFLSANASATLSQFEKVSPDLGSGDKVLALASSDVEKTKT